Proteins encoded together in one Paenibacillus segetis window:
- a CDS encoding ABC transporter ATP-binding protein, with the protein MRPILKAVNVQKVYGGKGNVYKALEDIHIEIQQGEFVGIMGPSGSGKSTLLNILSTIDTPTSGDVIIDNQNIIQMNEEQLSDFRRNKLGFIFQDYNLLDTLTVKENILLPLALSKVPAKEIEQRVNEMADTFGIREILNKYPYHISGGQKQRTAASRAIVANPSLILADEPTGALDSKSATSLLESLSTLNEGKQATIMMVTHDVYAASFCKRVLFIKDGRLVTELHKGQLQRKEFFQKILDILASLGGGDHDVI; encoded by the coding sequence ATGAGACCCATATTAAAGGCTGTAAATGTTCAAAAAGTATATGGTGGTAAAGGCAACGTATACAAAGCGTTGGAGGATATTCATATAGAGATTCAACAAGGTGAGTTTGTTGGAATCATGGGCCCATCGGGTTCTGGGAAATCAACATTACTCAATATACTGTCCACAATTGATACACCTACTTCAGGTGATGTCATTATTGATAATCAGAACATTATCCAAATGAATGAGGAACAATTATCAGATTTTCGCCGCAATAAATTAGGTTTTATTTTTCAAGACTACAACCTACTGGATACGTTAACTGTTAAGGAAAATATCTTGCTACCACTAGCCTTGTCGAAGGTACCTGCAAAGGAAATCGAACAACGGGTTAATGAAATGGCGGATACCTTTGGAATTCGGGAAATTCTAAATAAATATCCATACCATATCTCTGGAGGTCAGAAGCAAAGAACAGCAGCCTCAAGGGCGATTGTGGCAAATCCAAGTCTAATCCTGGCCGATGAGCCAACGGGTGCACTGGATTCGAAATCTGCTACTAGTTTATTAGAAAGTTTGAGCACGTTAAACGAAGGGAAACAAGCCACCATTATGATGGTGACCCACGATGTATATGCGGCGAGCTTCTGTAAACGGGTTTTATTTATTAAAGATGGCAGGCTGGTTACGGAACTTCATAAAGGACAATTGCAACGAAAGGAGTTCTTTCAAAAGATATTAGACATCCTCGCTTCGCTCGGAGGTGGTGATCATGACGTTATTTAG
- a CDS encoding VCBS repeat-containing protein → MSWQFYEYPHQRMGMNTMPNTNFLLDMKQADINGDGILDTVFLYGNKQGGASAIFADHITLVIQDGYSHQKTVVSLKNNAGYNARLFLGDFNKDHVADILVSIDSGGSGGYISAYIYSFRDNDLRELFDSEVYNRQYMFNVNYEDFYKVSVGSPQLDVLFTIDISNKGADYLSQYYNDNGKLKSPVQGEVLALGGLYPIVTDLQSMSYDLIALQRIIGTINADTLGYVENLLTWNGTTFTSSRLMVSIPPTKLIALY, encoded by the coding sequence ATGAGCTGGCAATTCTACGAATACCCCCATCAAAGAATGGGAATGAATACGATGCCTAATACCAATTTCTTATTGGACATGAAGCAAGCTGACATTAATGGGGATGGGATATTGGATACCGTATTTTTATACGGCAATAAGCAGGGTGGAGCCTCAGCCATCTTTGCTGATCATATTACCCTTGTTATTCAAGACGGGTACTCCCACCAAAAAACAGTGGTTAGTCTTAAGAATAACGCCGGATATAATGCGAGGTTATTCCTTGGGGATTTTAATAAGGATCATGTAGCGGATATTTTAGTAAGTATTGATTCAGGAGGAAGCGGAGGATACATTAGTGCTTATATCTATTCCTTCAGAGATAATGATCTACGTGAATTGTTTGATTCTGAAGTCTATAATCGTCAATATATGTTTAATGTGAATTATGAAGACTTCTACAAAGTTAGTGTTGGAAGTCCTCAGTTAGATGTGCTGTTCACAATAGATATAAGCAATAAAGGCGCCGATTATTTATCCCAATATTACAATGATAATGGAAAACTCAAAAGTCCAGTCCAAGGTGAGGTACTTGCGCTAGGTGGGCTATATCCGATTGTTACAGATTTACAAAGCATGAGCTATGATTTAATCGCTTTGCAGCGAATTATTGGCACAATTAATGCAGACACATTAGGTTATGTCGAAAACCTTTTAACATGGAATGGTACTACTTTTACTTCATCAAGGCTCATGGTGTCCATCCCACCTACAAAGTTAATTGCGCTGTATTAA
- a CDS encoding FUSC family protein translates to MDIGIKKIQATLLLAISFPIIGVLSYLSGMNPVLGLIIHLVSIFLIMMLFSEKLETKAFLPFMLCYVFAQGNPVIYSEIKVRIFGLLAGGILIAIIYYLKHRKSDDSNAMNLQSIFRQLSKSPLRVEYAIKMAVGVSIGMLIGDLSHAQKGMWISLTIFSIMQPHFTHSKERVKHRLMGNLIGAAVFVVLFIMLPPQYSMLVTLALSYIYMFVVEYRIQMIFVTINALSAALVLFDYSVSIPMRISFIILGACIGIGISLINLKGLFARRGNASS, encoded by the coding sequence ATGGACATAGGGATTAAAAAGATCCAAGCGACTCTGCTCCTTGCAATTTCATTCCCGATTATAGGAGTATTGTCGTATCTTTCCGGCATGAATCCAGTGCTGGGGTTAATCATTCACCTTGTGAGTATATTCCTTATTATGATGTTATTCTCAGAGAAGTTAGAAACAAAAGCATTTTTGCCTTTTATGCTTTGTTATGTTTTCGCTCAAGGTAACCCAGTCATATATTCCGAAATTAAGGTTAGAATATTTGGTTTGCTGGCTGGCGGTATCCTCATTGCCATTATTTATTACCTTAAGCACCGTAAAAGCGATGATTCGAATGCTATGAATCTACAGAGTATCTTTCGTCAACTTTCCAAATCTCCACTTCGTGTTGAATATGCCATTAAGATGGCGGTAGGTGTAAGCATCGGAATGTTGATTGGTGATCTATCTCATGCTCAGAAGGGGATGTGGATTAGCCTTACGATATTCTCGATCATGCAACCTCATTTTACACATAGCAAGGAGCGGGTAAAGCACAGACTAATGGGAAATCTCATTGGTGCTGCAGTATTTGTCGTTCTATTCATCATGTTGCCTCCACAATACAGCATGTTAGTCACGCTAGCTCTCAGCTATATTTATATGTTTGTTGTAGAATATCGTATTCAAATGATTTTTGTAACCATCAATGCATTAAGCGCCGCTCTCGTATTATTTGATTATTCTGTATCCATTCCTATGCGAATCAGCTTTATTATCCTGGGAGCTTGTATTGGAATCGGAATTAGCCTAATTAATCTAAAAGGTTTATTCGCAAGAAGAGGTAACGCTAGTAGTTAA